From Microplitis mediator isolate UGA2020A chromosome 11, iyMicMedi2.1, whole genome shotgun sequence, one genomic window encodes:
- the LOC130677541 gene encoding organic cation transporter protein-like isoform X2: MEDKESEEVNLTFIVKEKQDENESIHLSNKNLNELDRLGKYQLIVYVVVSLPLMLSAGFALGYVFTSGEVDYRCIIPECDSTLPILNTTWSEYSSPKKNNFGSCEHFTVTKDKLEKVCTSKSFTNKTERCNSWVYNPHEKTILNEWDITCNENRWKLTLVGTINNLGQLVGLMFAGYLSDRYGRRTLLVSQTFLSGIVGIIQSFSVNYLMFIVFEFMQSVTSAGIYSTGFILILEIAGEKRRVLSGTIMCCVYALGEMLLGLTAMGLKSWRNIIRVFFAPGLLAILLPFVIPESIRWLIAKKKFNEVEKIYRKISKVNGIKWDNIEMSVYKQLNSEIPTQGKKIESYKNSSPVTEALSRPKLLIRLLACCFCWLTNTFVYYGLSLNSVAFAGDKYVNFILVSFVEIPAYFLSWILIDYAGRKRTLSGSFLLSGFFCLCIQFIPKDSWSYAPIIIYMSGKGCITMAFAAVYVYTAEMFPTTARHFLLSICSMTGRIGSILAPQTRLLAIIVESLPLILFGCMGITAGIISFIFPETLGCKLPDTIEEAENIGYKSDKKSVIIN; encoded by the exons ATGGAGGATAAAGAAAGCGAGGAAgtaaatttaacatttatagtaaaagaaaaacaag atGAAAATGAAAGTATACAtttgagtaataaaaatttaaatgaattagaCCGGTTGggaaaatatcaattaattgtttatgttGTTGTCAGTTTACCGTTAATGTTATCTGCTGGTTTTGCACTTGGTTATGTATTTACATCCGGTGAAGTTGATTATag atgTATAATACCAGAATGTGATTCAACTTTACCAATTTTGAACACAACGTGGTCAGAATATTCTTCGccgaaaaaaaacaacttcGGTAGCTGTGAGCATTTTACTGTAACAAAAGAtaaattggaaaaagtttgTACGTCAAAATCATTTACAAACAAAACCGAGAGATGTAACAGTTGGGTTTACAATCCTCATGAGAAAACAATATTGAATGAG TGGGATATTACCTGTAATGAAAATAGGTGGAAATTAACGTTAGTCGGTACGATTAATAATTTAGGTCAATTAGTCGGTTTAATGTTTGCAGGATATCTATCTGatag atatgGAAGACGAACTTTACTTGTTAGTCAAACATTCTTAAGTGGAATCGTTGGAATTATTCAATCGTTTTCGGTAAATTATTTGATGTTTATTGTATTTGAATTTATGCAATCTGTTACGTCTGCTGGCATTTATAGTACtggatttattttaa TATTAGAAATAGCTGGAGAAAAACGACGAGTACTTAGCGGCACGATAATGTGCTGCGTTTATGCGTTAGGAGAAATGTTATTAGGACTGACGGCGATGGGATTGAAGTCATGGAGAAATATTATTCGTGTATTTTTTGCGCCTGGTTTGTTAGCTATATTATTACCATTCGTGATACCTGAGTCAATaag ATGGTtgatagcaaaaaaaaaattcaatgaagtagaaaaaatttacagaaaaatatCCAAAGTAAATGGAATCAAATGGGATAATATTGAAATGAGTGTTTACAAACAATTAAACTCTGAAATTCCAacg caaggaaaaaaaatagagtcttataaaaattcatcgcCAGTGACGGAGGCATTGTCACGTCCAAAACTTCTGATAAGATTACTCGCGTGTTGTTTCTGCTGGCTTACAAATACGTTTGTCTACTACGGATTGTCATTAAACTCAGTTGCATTTGCCGGTGATAAATATGTCAATTTCATACTTGTTTCTTTCGTTGAGATACCCGCGTATTTTCTCAGCTGGATACTTATCGATTACGCCGGACGTAAACGTACATTATCTGGTTCATTTTTATTGAGCGGATTTTTTTGTCTCTGCATTCAGTTTATCCCCAAAG ATTCATGGTCTTATGCAccaataatcatatatatgagcGGTAAAGGCTGCATAACAATGGCTTTTGCTGCTGTTTATGTTTATACTGCAGAAATGTTTCCAACAACAGCACGGCATTTTTTACTTAGTATTTGTAGCATGACTGGGCGCATTGGTTCTATTCTTGCTCCTCAAACTCGTTTATTA gCAATAATTGTGGAATCATTACCGCTGATATTATTTGGATGCATGGGAATAACAGCAGGAATTATTTCGTTTATATTTCCTGAAACGTTGGGTTGTAAATTACCGGATACGATTGAAGAAGCTGAAAATATAGGATATAAGTCTGATAAAAAgtctgttattattaattag
- the LOC130677541 gene encoding organic cation transporter protein-like isoform X1, with amino-acid sequence MQVQVNARCLLVTYRFVSIKPVKYENESIHLSNKNLNELDRLGKYQLIVYVVVSLPLMLSAGFALGYVFTSGEVDYRCIIPECDSTLPILNTTWSEYSSPKKNNFGSCEHFTVTKDKLEKVCTSKSFTNKTERCNSWVYNPHEKTILNEWDITCNENRWKLTLVGTINNLGQLVGLMFAGYLSDRYGRRTLLVSQTFLSGIVGIIQSFSVNYLMFIVFEFMQSVTSAGIYSTGFILILEIAGEKRRVLSGTIMCCVYALGEMLLGLTAMGLKSWRNIIRVFFAPGLLAILLPFVIPESIRWLIAKKKFNEVEKIYRKISKVNGIKWDNIEMSVYKQLNSEIPTQGKKIESYKNSSPVTEALSRPKLLIRLLACCFCWLTNTFVYYGLSLNSVAFAGDKYVNFILVSFVEIPAYFLSWILIDYAGRKRTLSGSFLLSGFFCLCIQFIPKDSWSYAPIIIYMSGKGCITMAFAAVYVYTAEMFPTTARHFLLSICSMTGRIGSILAPQTRLLAIIVESLPLILFGCMGITAGIISFIFPETLGCKLPDTIEEAENIGYKSDKKSVIIN; translated from the exons ATGCAAGTCCAAGTTAACGCGCGTTGTCTCTTAGTAACATATCGCTTTGTATCTATCAAACCAGTTAAGT atGAAAATGAAAGTATACAtttgagtaataaaaatttaaatgaattagaCCGGTTGggaaaatatcaattaattgtttatgttGTTGTCAGTTTACCGTTAATGTTATCTGCTGGTTTTGCACTTGGTTATGTATTTACATCCGGTGAAGTTGATTATag atgTATAATACCAGAATGTGATTCAACTTTACCAATTTTGAACACAACGTGGTCAGAATATTCTTCGccgaaaaaaaacaacttcGGTAGCTGTGAGCATTTTACTGTAACAAAAGAtaaattggaaaaagtttgTACGTCAAAATCATTTACAAACAAAACCGAGAGATGTAACAGTTGGGTTTACAATCCTCATGAGAAAACAATATTGAATGAG TGGGATATTACCTGTAATGAAAATAGGTGGAAATTAACGTTAGTCGGTACGATTAATAATTTAGGTCAATTAGTCGGTTTAATGTTTGCAGGATATCTATCTGatag atatgGAAGACGAACTTTACTTGTTAGTCAAACATTCTTAAGTGGAATCGTTGGAATTATTCAATCGTTTTCGGTAAATTATTTGATGTTTATTGTATTTGAATTTATGCAATCTGTTACGTCTGCTGGCATTTATAGTACtggatttattttaa TATTAGAAATAGCTGGAGAAAAACGACGAGTACTTAGCGGCACGATAATGTGCTGCGTTTATGCGTTAGGAGAAATGTTATTAGGACTGACGGCGATGGGATTGAAGTCATGGAGAAATATTATTCGTGTATTTTTTGCGCCTGGTTTGTTAGCTATATTATTACCATTCGTGATACCTGAGTCAATaag ATGGTtgatagcaaaaaaaaaattcaatgaagtagaaaaaatttacagaaaaatatCCAAAGTAAATGGAATCAAATGGGATAATATTGAAATGAGTGTTTACAAACAATTAAACTCTGAAATTCCAacg caaggaaaaaaaatagagtcttataaaaattcatcgcCAGTGACGGAGGCATTGTCACGTCCAAAACTTCTGATAAGATTACTCGCGTGTTGTTTCTGCTGGCTTACAAATACGTTTGTCTACTACGGATTGTCATTAAACTCAGTTGCATTTGCCGGTGATAAATATGTCAATTTCATACTTGTTTCTTTCGTTGAGATACCCGCGTATTTTCTCAGCTGGATACTTATCGATTACGCCGGACGTAAACGTACATTATCTGGTTCATTTTTATTGAGCGGATTTTTTTGTCTCTGCATTCAGTTTATCCCCAAAG ATTCATGGTCTTATGCAccaataatcatatatatgagcGGTAAAGGCTGCATAACAATGGCTTTTGCTGCTGTTTATGTTTATACTGCAGAAATGTTTCCAACAACAGCACGGCATTTTTTACTTAGTATTTGTAGCATGACTGGGCGCATTGGTTCTATTCTTGCTCCTCAAACTCGTTTATTA gCAATAATTGTGGAATCATTACCGCTGATATTATTTGGATGCATGGGAATAACAGCAGGAATTATTTCGTTTATATTTCCTGAAACGTTGGGTTGTAAATTACCGGATACGATTGAAGAAGCTGAAAATATAGGATATAAGTCTGATAAAAAgtctgttattattaattag
- the LOC130677542 gene encoding facilitated trehalose transporter Tret1-like translates to MSNFVEQSYGDKKKSLANSNKVKIINLEKGSKAPQFIAAIAANICVMAGGAMVVWSNPILLMLGEDPVNKENPLGRPVSAEEESWIGSLNAVGSMIGSLFPGYFAERFGRRTILLASVIPSMLSWTLIGIGRSIQVLYMARFISGVAVAIGFAVIPMYSGEIAETSIRGMLGSLFQVSVTLGQLWAFIIGPYVSYTTFWISCAALPIAFFVLFLPMPESPHYLAAKGRTEDVIKVLARLRGKSEDAVRCEASEIEAYVQKSYYQKATIMDLFKVKANFKALIITCVLVTFQQMSGIIVVLLYSELILASAGDSGISSALETIIVGLVKLVSTCANPLVVDRLGRNILLIISGIGTSLSLGALGIFFYLKDAIRCDVSGIGWLPICSLIMYMATYSVGLGPLPWTIMGEIFAPEVKSRATAITVFLSCFLAFVISKYFINIATSFGQYTAFMFFSFFCILSVLFTVFVMPETKGKSLQEIQDELAGKSRK, encoded by the exons ATGAGTAACTTCGTCGAACAAAGCTatggagataaaaaaaaatccctcgCTAACAGCAATAAAGTCAAGATAATTAACTTGGAAAAAGGTTCCAAGGCACCACAATTTATTGCAGCTATTgctg CGAACATTTGTGTGATGGCTGGTGGCGCGATGGTTGTCTGGTCAAATCCAATTCTTTTGATGCTTGGAGAAGATCCAGTGAATAAAGAAAATCCTCTGGGTCGGCCTGTCAGCGCAGAAGAAGAATCTTGGATTGGATCACTGAATGCGGTGGGTTCAATGATCGGAAGTCTTTTTCCAggatattttgctgaaag ATTTGGAAGACGTACAATATTATTGGCCAGCGTCATACCGTCAATGTTAAGTTGGACACTGATAGGCATAGGAAGAAGTATACAAGTGCTGTACATGGCAAGATTCATTTCAGGTGTAGCCGTCGCTATTGGATTCGCTGTGATTCCAATGTACTCTGGTGAAATTGCAGAGACTTCAATTCGCGGGATGCTTGGATCACTATTTCAAGTATCTGTTACCCTAGGTCAATTATGGGCTTTTATCATTGGTCCGTACGTTTCATACACAACTTTTTGGATCTCTTGTGCTGCACTACCGATTGCCTTCTTCGTTCTCTTCTTACCCATGCCAGAGTCCCCGCACTACCTGGCAGCAAAAGGTCGGACAGAGGACGTGATCAAAGTGCTGGCAAGATTACGCGGGAAGAGTGAAGATGCTGTTAGATGCGAAGCGAGTGAAATTGAG GCGTATGTTCAAAAATCGTACTATCAAAAAGCGACGATCATGGACTTGTTTAAGGTCAAGGCAAACTTTAAAGCTTTGATTATAACATGCGTACTGGTGACTTTTCAACAGATGAGTGGCATCATTGTCGTTCTTCTTTACTCAGAACTTATACTTGCGAGTGCGGGAGACAGCGGCATCAGCTCGGCGCTTGAAACTATTATTGTAGGACTGGTCAAGCTTGTCAGTACCTGTGCTAATCCACTGGTCGTTGATCGACTTGGACGTAATATACTGCTGATTATATCTGGCATAGGCACTAGTTTAAGTCTC ggagCACTTGGAATCTTCTTTTACCTCAAGGACGCAATTAGATGTGATGTCAGCGGTATTGGTTGGCTGCCAATATGTTCATTAATTATGTACATGGCGACCTACAGCGTTGGATTAGGTCCCCTTCCTTGGACAATTATGGGGGAAATCTTCGCTCCGGAAGTTAAGTCCAGAGCAACAGCGATAACTGTTTTTCTTAGTTGTTTTTTAGCATTTGTtatcagtaaatattttataaatatcgcAACGTCATTTGGTCAATACACTGCCTTTATGTTCTTcagttttttttgtattctaaGTGTCTTGTTTACTGTGTTCGTGATGCCCGAAACAAAAGGAAAATCACTGCAAGAAATTCAAGACGAACTTGCCGGAAAAtctcgtaaataa
- the LOC130677005 gene encoding facilitated trehalose transporter Tret1-like — protein sequence MTHLIEQSYDDKKISLNNSTKIEIISYEKGSKSLQFLAAIAANICVMAGCAMVVWSNPILLMLGEDPVNKENPLGRPISAEEESWIGSLPSMGAMIGSLFPGYFAERWGRRLTLLASIVPSILSWILIGTGRSIAFLYAGRFISGVVTAIAFAVIPIYCGEIAEASIRGILGSLFQIFITLGLLWVYCIGPYVSYTHYWIACAVLPIAFFVLFLPMPESPHYLAAKGRTEDVIKVLARLRGKSEDAVRYEANEIEVYVQKVDKKEATIRDLLKVKANLKALIITCALVAFQQMSGIGAVLLYSELIFASAGDAGISSALETIIVGLVLLIGSCVNPLVVDRLGRRILLIISGIGTGLSLGVLGLFFYLKDAAKIDVSGIGWLPLTSLIVYMGTYSLGLGPLPWTITGEIFSSEVKSKATGITVFISCFLAVVINKYFMNIATAFGQYTAFWCFGGFCIFSVFFTVFILPETKGKSLQEIQNELGGKLADS from the exons ATGACTCATTTGATCGAACAAagttatgatgataaaaaaatatccctTAACAACAGCACTAAGATTGAGATAATCAGTTACGAAAAAGGATCCAAGTCACTTCAATTCCTCGCAGCTATTGctg CAAACATATGTGTGATGGCTGGTTGCGCGATGGTTGTCTGGTCAAATCCAATTCTTTTGATGCTTGGAGAAGATCCggtaaataaagaaaatccTCTGGGTCGGCCTATCAGCGCAGAAGAAGAATCTTGGATCGGATCACTGCCTTCGATGGGCGCAATGATCGGAAGTCTTTTTCCAggatattttgctgaaag GTGGGGAAGACGTTTAACTTTATTGGCTAGTATTGTACCGTCAATCTTAAGTTGGATCCTGATCGGCACAGGGAGAAGTATAGCATTCTTGTATGCGGGAAGATTCATTTCAGGCGTAGTCACTGCTATCGCATTTGCAGTAATTCCGATCTACTGTGGAGAAATTGCGGAAGCATCGATTCGAGGGATACTTGGAtccttatttcaaattttcattactctGGGTTTATTATGGGTGTATTGTATTGGTCCGTACGTTTCTTATACCCATTACTGGATCGCTTGTGCTGTTTTGCCGATAGCTTTCTTTGTTCTCTTCTTACCTATGCCAGAGTCCCCGCACTACTTGGCAGCAAAAGGTCGGACAGAGGACGTAATCAAAGTGCTGGCAAGGCTGCGCGGGAAGAGTGAAGATGCTGTTAGATACGAAGCGAATGAAATTGag GTGTATGTCCAAAAAGTTGACAAGAAAGAAGCGACGATAAGGGACTTGTTAAAAGTCAAGGCTAATTTAAAAGCACTGATTATAACATGCGCATTGGTGGCTTTTCAACAGATGAGTGGCATTGGTGCAGTTCTTCTTTACTCAGAACTTATATTTGCAAGTGCTGGAGATGCTGGTATCAGCTCGGCACTTGAAACTATTATTGTAGGACTTGTTCTATTAATTGGTTCCTGTGTTAATCCGCTCGTTGTTGATCGACTGGGCCGTAGAATACTACTGATTATCTCGGGTATCGGAACTGGTTTAAGTCTC GGAGTTCTTGGACTCTTCTTTTATCTGAAAGATGCAGCGAAAATAGATGTCAGTGGTATCGGTTGGTTACCATTAACTTCGTTGATCGTCTACATGGGAACGTATAGTCTTGGGTTGGGACCTCTTCCTTGGACAATTACGGGGGAGATTTTTTCTTCAGAAGTTAAATCCAAAGCGACGGGAATTACAGTTTTTATTTCCTGTTTCTTAGCAgttgttattaacaaatattttatgaatattgCAACAGCATTTGGTCAATACACAGCCTTCTGGTGCTTTGGAGgattttgtatttttagtgttttttttactgttttcaTTTTACCAGAGACAAAAGGAAAATCACTTcaagaaattcaaaatgaaCTCGGGGGAAAGCTTGCAGATagttaa
- the LOC130677007 gene encoding facilitated trehalose transporter Tret1-like, translated as MTNIETVDCRWGRRTTLLASIVPSILSWTLTGTGKSIGVLCAGRFISGLVIAIAFNITPMYCGEIAETSIRGILGAFFQVSITLGQLFAFIIGPCVSYTHYWIACAALPITFFVLFLPMPESPHYLAAKGRTEDVIKVLARLRGKSADAVQNEAQEIKAYVQKSYYEKGTIMDLFKVKANLKALIITCALVTFQEISGIGVVISYSGLIFASAGNFGISSSLETIIIGVVQLIGSCVNPLIVDRLGRKILLIISGTGSALSLGALGLFFYLKDAAKSDVSGIGWLPLTALIMYIATYSVGLGPLPWTITGEIFSPEIKSKASGITVLTCCFMAVVVSKYFINIATAFGHYTAFWIFSCFCIISIFFTIFVVPETKGKSLQEIQNELSGKADFNEKTKKKL; from the exons atgaCAAATATAGAAACCGTCGATTGCAGATGGGGGAGACGGACAACTTTATTGGCCAGCATCGTACCGTCAATCTTAAGCTGGACACTGACTGGTACAGGAAAAAGTATAGGAGTCCTCTGTGCGGGGAGATTTATTTCAGGCCTAGTGATTGCTATTGCATTTAACATAACTCCGATGTACTGTGGGGAAATAGCAGAGACTTCAATTCGAGGGATActtggtgcattttttcaagtatCTATTACTCTTGGTCAATTATTTGCATTCATTATTGGTCCGTGCGTTTCTTACACCCATTACTGGATCGCTTGTGCCGCATTACCGATCACTTTCTTCGTTCTCTTCTTACCCATGCCAGAGTCCCCGCATTACCTGGCGGCAAAAGGTCGGACAGAGGACGTCATCAAGGTGCTGGCAAGGCTGCGCGGAAAGAGCGCAGatgctgtgcaaaacgaagcgCAGGAAATTAAG GCATATGTTCAAAAATCTTACTATGAAAAAGGGACGATCATGGACTTGTTTAAGGTCAAGGCTAATTTAAAAGCACTAATTATTACATGCGCATTAGTAACTTTCCAAGAGATCAGCGGCATCGGTGTAGTCATTAGTTACTCAGGACTTATATTTGCAAGTGCTGGAAATTTCGGTATCAGCTCGTCACTGGAAACTATTATCATAGGAGTAGTTCAACTAATTGGTTCGTGTGTTAACCCACTGATTGTCGACCGATTGGGACGTAAGATCCTATTGATCATCTCTGGTACAGGATCCGCTCTAAGTCTT GGAGCACTTGGCCTCTTCTTTTATCTTAAAGATGCAGCAAAAAGTGATGTCAGTGGCATTGGTTGGTTACCATTAACTGCACTGATTATGTACATCGCAACTTATAGTGTTGGATTGGGTCCCCTTCCTTGGACAATTACGGGCGAGATATTTTCCCCGGAAATAAAGTCCAAAGCATCGGGAATAACTGTTTTAACTTGTTGTTTTATGGCAGTTGTTGTGagcaaatattttataaatattgctacGGCATTTGGTCATTACACAGCATTTTGGATTTTCAGCTGTTTTTGCAttatcagtattttttttactatatttgTTGTACCAGAAACTAAAGGAAAATCATTACAAGAAATTCAAAACGAACTTAGTGGCAAAGCTGATTTTAatgaaaagacaaaaaaaaagctgTAA